A window of Sutcliffiella cohnii contains these coding sequences:
- a CDS encoding spore coat protein — translation MNQQKVQNPETQVPKTPQMNDRDFINDILATEKYMTSAYSTALNEASNQQLYTDLLAISNETQNCQRELYNLMFQKGWYSLEPADPQKLQQTHQQFQGYSNQFPYGNMMQ, via the coding sequence ATGAACCAGCAAAAAGTACAAAACCCTGAAACGCAAGTACCTAAAACACCACAAATGAATGACCGTGATTTTATTAACGACATTTTAGCAACTGAAAAATATATGACAAGTGCTTATTCTACTGCATTAAATGAAGCAAGTAATCAACAGTTATACACGGATTTACTTGCTATTAGTAACGAAACACAAAATTGTCAAAGAGAGCTATATAATCTTATGTTTCAAAAAGGATGGTACAGTTTAGAACCAGCTGACCCGCAAAAATTACAACAAACACATCAGCAGTTCCAAGGGTATTCTAACCAATTCCCATACGGCAACATGATGCAGTAG
- a CDS encoding YusU family protein yields the protein MDAKLKDQLDGLLEKYTELLLGESSPELKEKVEAWVVYSYIAKSMPPLVKHWNEQYPDAKDGMKELISEIKTLNEQHRASSGK from the coding sequence ATGGATGCAAAACTAAAAGACCAATTAGATGGGTTACTAGAAAAATATACAGAGCTTTTACTAGGAGAAAGTTCTCCTGAATTAAAAGAGAAGGTAGAGGCGTGGGTTGTATATTCATATATTGCAAAATCAATGCCCCCGTTAGTGAAACATTGGAATGAGCAATATCCCGATGCGAAAGATGGAATGAAGGAACTTATTTCTGAAATTAAAACATTAAATGAACAGCATCGCGCTTCCTCAGGGAAATAA
- a CDS encoding IucA/IucC family C-terminal-domain containing protein, translating to MNLTNAELQFLEEKCRLTTKKSKSSVSVKDLMEEGSLQFLKQIQPYIGSDKDYVTASLLMKRLAFLSVNVLLSFSAYNKIMELKLETIHIDDYIEKELWLPKIRFEPLHMKEIVEEVGAREEARDQLFKILFFDIYTPIIERLSKVANVSRFTLWENVMIYIYWLYETLLPSIGKEDIAGDFEALQYAPSQWFGLNKNPVKYFYSVKGTVAEKAIRSRKTCCFYYETNEEKSRCKTCPLACRNS from the coding sequence ATGAATTTAACAAATGCGGAGTTGCAATTTTTAGAAGAGAAATGTCGTCTTACAACTAAGAAGAGTAAATCTTCGGTTAGTGTAAAAGATTTAATGGAAGAGGGCAGTTTACAATTTTTGAAACAAATTCAACCATATATAGGGTCTGATAAAGATTATGTGACTGCCTCCCTATTGATGAAAAGATTAGCATTTTTAAGTGTGAACGTTCTGCTTTCCTTCTCGGCTTACAATAAAATAATGGAGCTTAAACTAGAGACGATTCATATAGATGATTATATAGAGAAGGAACTATGGTTACCTAAAATAAGATTTGAGCCACTACATATGAAAGAGATTGTAGAGGAAGTAGGAGCTCGAGAGGAAGCAAGAGACCAGCTGTTTAAAATACTGTTTTTTGACATTTATACTCCTATTATTGAACGGTTATCCAAAGTGGCAAATGTATCACGGTTTACACTATGGGAAAATGTGATGATTTATATTTATTGGCTTTATGAAACGTTGCTACCTTCGATTGGGAAAGAGGACATAGCTGGTGACTTTGAAGCTTTGCAATATGCGCCATCTCAATGGTTTGGATTAAATAAAAATCCAGTGAAATATTTTTATAGTGTAAAAGGTACCGTTGCAGAGAAAGCAATACGATCTCGAAAGACTTGTTGCTTCTATTATGAAACAAACGAGGAAAAATCTAGATGCAAAACTTGTCCTCTTGCATGTCGAAACTCTTAA
- a CDS encoding ABC transporter ATP-binding protein, whose product MDAMETKSLTLAYGESIIIEELDLQIPKGEITVFIGGNGCGKSTLLRSLARLLKPKDGSVLLEGEAISKQSTKEIARQLAILPQGPVAPEGLSVLQLVKQGRYPYQTWLKQWSEQDEQIVWDALRATGMEQFAERPVDSLSGGQRQRAWIAMTLAQETDIILLDEPTTYLDLTHQIEILDLLFELNEKEQRTIVMVLHDLNLACRYAHHIVAIRDKKIYAQGKPEDVISCDLVRNVFDMNCQVTTDPLFGTPLCIPHGRGRCIVPQVST is encoded by the coding sequence ATGGATGCAATGGAAACCAAATCTTTAACATTAGCATACGGCGAAAGTATTATTATTGAAGAGTTGGACCTGCAAATACCGAAAGGGGAAATAACGGTCTTTATCGGTGGAAACGGCTGTGGAAAGTCTACGTTATTACGTTCTTTAGCCCGTTTATTAAAGCCGAAAGATGGAAGTGTACTGTTAGAAGGTGAAGCAATATCGAAACAATCAACAAAAGAAATTGCTCGCCAACTTGCAATTCTTCCACAAGGTCCTGTTGCTCCGGAAGGCCTTTCTGTTTTACAACTCGTCAAGCAGGGGAGATACCCTTACCAAACGTGGCTAAAGCAGTGGTCAGAGCAAGACGAGCAAATTGTGTGGGATGCATTACGTGCCACGGGAATGGAACAGTTTGCTGAACGACCAGTAGATTCCTTATCAGGAGGACAGCGCCAACGTGCTTGGATTGCAATGACATTAGCGCAAGAAACAGACATTATTTTATTAGATGAACCGACAACTTATTTAGACTTAACACATCAAATAGAAATTTTAGATTTACTATTTGAACTAAATGAAAAAGAACAAAGAACAATTGTCATGGTTCTTCATGATCTCAATTTAGCTTGTCGCTATGCTCATCATATTGTAGCAATTCGGGATAAAAAAATATACGCACAAGGTAAACCTGAAGACGTTATAAGTTGTGACTTAGTAAGAAACGTTTTCGATATGAATTGCCAAGTGACAACGGATCCTTTGTTTGGAACACCGTTATGTATTCCACATGGGAGAGGGCGTTGCATCGTTCCGCAAGTTAGCACATGA
- a CDS encoding FecCD family ABC transporter permease, translated as MRKYRTFRYRNLFSYFVDNKSIWVIFSLLLAVVGLFIISTGTGEMKIAPWNVVKIIFGYGESMETLVVQSFRLPRIIMALLVGISLAVAGAILQGIIRNPLASPDIIGLTGGASAAVVLFLALFSDSNNSLIVSIQWLPLSAFIGATVVAILVYILAWKNGLSPIRLVLIGIGISALMQAVTTMLMILGPIYRASQANIWITGTVYGTNWDQVKLMIPWTIILFIISLMLVRHINIQELGDELATSVGSSVQKQRVGLLFLSTALTGGAVAFGGGIGFVGLMAPHIARRLVGSSFGVLLPTSALIGAFLVMLADLIGRTLFSPLEIPAGVFTASIGAPYFIYLLYKTRNA; from the coding sequence ATGAGAAAATATCGGACATTTCGGTATCGAAATCTCTTTTCTTACTTTGTAGATAATAAGTCTATTTGGGTAATCTTTTCTCTATTATTAGCAGTAGTAGGATTATTTATTATTAGTACTGGTACAGGAGAAATGAAAATAGCTCCGTGGAACGTTGTAAAGATTATTTTTGGGTATGGTGAATCGATGGAAACGCTCGTTGTACAATCGTTTCGTTTACCTAGAATCATTATGGCTCTTTTAGTAGGGATATCCTTGGCAGTGGCAGGAGCCATTCTACAAGGAATTATTCGTAACCCACTAGCTTCTCCGGATATCATTGGATTAACAGGCGGTGCCTCTGCTGCAGTTGTATTGTTCCTAGCATTATTTAGTGATAGCAACAATTCTTTAATCGTGAGCATTCAGTGGCTACCGTTGAGCGCGTTTATCGGTGCAACGGTTGTTGCGATTCTAGTTTATATTTTAGCTTGGAAAAATGGGTTGTCACCTATTCGATTAGTCTTAATTGGAATTGGTATTTCTGCTCTCATGCAAGCTGTTACAACAATGTTAATGATTTTAGGTCCAATTTATCGAGCGAGTCAGGCAAATATTTGGATTACCGGAACAGTGTACGGGACGAATTGGGATCAAGTAAAATTAATGATTCCGTGGACGATTATACTTTTCATCATAAGTTTAATGTTAGTACGTCATATTAATATACAAGAACTCGGAGACGAACTAGCAACAAGTGTAGGTAGCTCGGTTCAAAAACAGCGAGTTGGCTTACTTTTCTTAAGTACAGCATTAACTGGAGGAGCTGTAGCGTTCGGTGGCGGAATTGGCTTCGTTGGACTAATGGCTCCGCACATTGCCCGTCGGTTAGTAGGCTCATCCTTTGGTGTACTATTACCAACATCAGCATTAATAGGTGCGTTTCTTGTTATGTTAGCTGACTTAATTGGCAGAACGTTGTTTTCCCCATTAGAGATTCCTGCTGGTGTGTTTACCGCATCTATCGGGGCGCCATATTTTATTTACTTACTATATAAAACGAGAAATGCTTAA
- a CDS encoding FecCD family ABC transporter permease: protein MLLRKNSHKILGLILGIILLCIFFVASIVLGYTKTNIPMVLDSFFRFDGSNEHIIIQTVRLPRAIIAVIVGACLAIAGLWMQALTKNPLASPSIFGINAGAGFFVVLGVTFFSVHSLQAYTWIAFAGAAVAALAVYFIGSVGREGLTPMKLTLAGAAIAAMFSSLTQGLLVVNETALEQVLFWLAGSIQGRKLETVEAVLPYITIAFIWSFFIGKKMNLFAMGEDVATGLGVKTGMLKIYAAIIIIFLSGGAVAIAGPIGFIGIVIPHVARFFVGTDHRWLVPYCTVLGGILLLSADIAARYVLMPQEIPVGVMTAIVGTPFFIYIARRGFGAK, encoded by the coding sequence ATGTTGTTAAGAAAAAATTCTCATAAAATACTTGGATTAATTTTAGGAATCATACTACTTTGTATCTTTTTTGTTGCAAGTATTGTTTTAGGATATACGAAAACGAATATACCAATGGTGTTGGACTCTTTTTTCCGATTTGATGGTAGTAATGAACATATTATTATTCAAACTGTTCGGTTACCGAGAGCTATTATTGCTGTAATCGTTGGTGCATGTTTAGCGATTGCAGGATTATGGATGCAAGCGTTGACTAAAAATCCGTTAGCATCTCCTAGCATTTTCGGTATAAATGCAGGTGCAGGTTTTTTCGTCGTATTAGGAGTTACCTTTTTCTCTGTTCATTCCTTACAAGCGTACACTTGGATTGCTTTTGCAGGAGCAGCTGTTGCAGCGCTAGCGGTATATTTTATCGGCTCAGTAGGTAGAGAAGGACTAACACCGATGAAACTAACTCTAGCAGGAGCAGCGATTGCAGCAATGTTTTCTTCTTTAACACAAGGTTTATTAGTTGTAAATGAAACGGCACTGGAACAAGTTCTTTTTTGGCTAGCTGGAAGCATTCAAGGTAGAAAGCTAGAAACAGTGGAAGCAGTTCTTCCTTACATTACGATTGCTTTTATTTGGTCCTTCTTCATTGGGAAAAAGATGAACTTGTTCGCAATGGGAGAAGATGTTGCAACAGGATTAGGTGTTAAAACTGGGATGCTAAAAATATATGCTGCAATTATTATTATTTTTTTATCTGGTGGAGCTGTAGCAATCGCAGGACCGATTGGCTTCATAGGTATTGTTATTCCACATGTTGCCCGTTTCTTTGTTGGAACAGATCACCGCTGGCTAGTGCCATACTGTACGGTACTTGGAGGAATTCTACTACTAAGTGCAGATATCGCAGCACGATATGTACTAATGCCTCAAGAAATACCGGTTGGTGTCATGACAGCTATCGTCGGAACTCCGTTTTTTATTTACATTGCTAGAAGGGGGTTCGGAGCCAAATGA
- a CDS encoding ABC transporter substrate-binding protein, whose translation MKKSFLLFSMFIFALVLAACGGGTNNNEASNDDTGANDEAYTVEHAMETTTIPSTPERVVILTNEGTEALLALGVKPVGAVQSWLGDPWYDHIAAEMEDVQVVGTESAVNLEAIAALQPDLIIGNKLRQEEVYEQLKSIAPTVFAETIKGDWKENFQLYAKALNREEVGNDVLTSFDDRVEQISTDLGDQLQQEVSIVRFLAGDVRIYHKDSFSGIILEQLGFARPAEQDVDDFAEMNVTKERIHAMEGDILFYFTYETGEGDATGVQNEWLEDPLFQNLEVVKNGRVHEVSDAIWNTAGGVIAANKMLDDIEEVFLNE comes from the coding sequence ATGAAAAAGTCATTTCTTTTATTTTCTATGTTTATATTTGCATTGGTATTAGCTGCATGTGGTGGCGGAACAAATAATAATGAGGCATCTAATGATGATACGGGTGCAAATGATGAAGCGTATACGGTAGAACATGCGATGGAAACAACTACTATTCCTAGCACACCAGAAAGAGTTGTTATTTTAACAAATGAAGGTACAGAAGCATTACTTGCGTTAGGAGTGAAACCAGTAGGAGCTGTTCAATCGTGGCTGGGGGATCCTTGGTATGATCATATTGCTGCAGAAATGGAAGATGTTCAAGTAGTTGGAACAGAAAGTGCTGTTAACCTGGAAGCAATTGCTGCTTTACAGCCAGACTTAATTATCGGAAACAAATTACGTCAAGAAGAAGTGTACGAGCAATTAAAAAGTATCGCACCAACTGTTTTTGCAGAAACAATTAAAGGTGACTGGAAAGAAAACTTCCAACTTTACGCGAAAGCATTAAACAGAGAAGAAGTTGGCAATGATGTGTTAACCTCTTTCGATGACCGAGTAGAACAAATTAGTACAGATTTAGGTGATCAGTTACAACAAGAAGTTTCAATCGTCCGCTTTTTAGCTGGGGATGTACGTATTTATCATAAAGACTCTTTTTCAGGGATTATTTTAGAACAGCTTGGGTTTGCTCGTCCAGCAGAGCAAGATGTAGATGATTTTGCAGAAATGAACGTAACGAAAGAACGTATCCACGCTATGGAAGGTGACATACTTTTTTACTTCACATACGAAACAGGTGAAGGTGATGCAACGGGCGTTCAAAACGAATGGTTAGAAGACCCATTATTCCAAAACTTAGAAGTAGTAAAAAACGGCCGTGTACATGAAGTAAGTGATGCCATTTGGAATACTGCTGGTGGCGTAATAGCCGCAAACAAAATGCTAGACGATATCGAAGAAGTTTTCTTAAACGAATAA